A single Phragmites australis chromosome 4, lpPhrAust1.1, whole genome shotgun sequence DNA region contains:
- the LOC133914634 gene encoding uncharacterized protein LOC133914634 — MGRRTFAIATALHLLALYGAAVARPLVAATSGTTTSELGLAPAGQRRVAADDAAARVGKWLPFMGGGSTHHLPAAYWAHRPVPWVGAGTSPALTGASAVEGGDGDLVRERERPYVGAATTRQEQLAMWASLLNTKGKGKPATDWLPVTGIGEAADDEPVKGSESAEETEVIDPAAAGVQAGQTYWGNNGN, encoded by the coding sequence ATGGGACGACGCACCTTCGCCATCGCCACGGCGCTCCACCTCCTCGCACTCTACGGCGCCGCCGTGGCGCGGCCGCTGGTGGCCGCGACCTCCGGGACGACGACGTCGGAGCTCGGGCTGGCGCCGGCTGGCCAACGGCGCGTGGCAGCCGACGACGCGGCCGCCAGGGTGGGGAAGTGGCTGCCGTTCATGGGAGGCGGCAGCACGCACCACCTCCCGGCGGCGTACTGGGCGCACAGGCCGGTGCCGTGGGTGGGGGCAGGCACGTCCCCAGCGCTGACCGGCGCCAGCGCCGTGGAGGGCGGCGATGGGGATCTCGTGCGGGAAAGGGAGCGCCCGTACGTGGGTGCCGCGACGACCCGGCAGGAGCAGCTCGCCATGTGGGCGTCGCTGCTCAACACCAAGGGGAAGGGGAAGCCGGCCACCGACTGGCTTCCGGTGACGGGAATCGGCGAGGCGGCCGATGACGAGCCGGTGAAGGGGTCCGAGTCTGCCGAAGAGACGGAAGTGATCGACCCTGCCGCAGCCGGCGTGCAGGCCGGCCAGACCTACTGGGGGAACAATGGCAACTGA